The following are encoded together in the Bacillus sp. V2I10 genome:
- the ald gene encoding alanine dehydrogenase, protein MKIGIPKEVKNNENRVAMTPAGVIPLIQAGHDVYIEQNAGEGSGFPDHQYIEAGARIVPSPEEAWSMDMVMKVKEPLPSEYQHFREGLILFTYLHLAAESELTRALIDRKVVGIAYETVQLPNRSLPLLTPMSEVAGRMASQIGAQFLEKPKGGMGILLSGVPGVKRGKVAIIGGGVAGTNAAKIAVGLGADVTMLDVNPDRLRQLDDIFGKEITTLMSNPYNIGYAVSQSDLVIGAVLIPGARAPKLVSEEMVQSMTAGSVIVDIAIDQGGIFATTDRITTHDNPTYEKHGVLHYAVANMPGAVPRTSTIALTNVTVPYAVQIANKGYKKACLENESLLKGLNTLNGFVTYEAVAESHGLTYSDAKALLGE, encoded by the coding sequence ATGAAAATCGGCATACCTAAAGAAGTTAAAAATAATGAGAACCGTGTGGCAATGACCCCTGCTGGCGTCATCCCCCTTATTCAGGCGGGCCATGATGTTTATATTGAGCAAAACGCAGGGGAAGGCTCTGGTTTTCCGGATCATCAGTATATTGAAGCAGGTGCGAGAATTGTACCTTCGCCAGAAGAAGCCTGGTCGATGGATATGGTTATGAAGGTGAAGGAGCCCCTTCCGTCTGAATACCAGCATTTTCGTGAAGGCTTAATTTTATTCACCTATCTGCATCTTGCTGCTGAATCAGAGCTTACGCGTGCACTGATTGACCGGAAAGTAGTTGGAATAGCATATGAAACCGTTCAGCTTCCAAACCGCTCACTGCCTCTATTAACACCGATGAGTGAAGTGGCAGGAAGAATGGCCTCGCAAATTGGAGCCCAGTTCTTAGAGAAGCCAAAAGGCGGAATGGGTATTTTATTGTCAGGAGTTCCAGGAGTAAAGCGCGGGAAAGTGGCCATAATTGGAGGCGGCGTAGCCGGAACGAACGCTGCCAAAATTGCCGTCGGACTTGGAGCCGATGTTACCATGCTCGATGTGAATCCGGATCGTCTCCGCCAGCTGGATGATATTTTTGGAAAAGAAATCACCACGCTTATGTCAAATCCCTATAACATTGGTTATGCTGTCAGCCAATCAGATCTTGTCATTGGAGCGGTGCTGATTCCGGGGGCAAGAGCGCCAAAGCTTGTATCCGAAGAAATGGTCCAAAGTATGACGGCAGGTTCAGTCATTGTTGATATTGCCATCGATCAGGGCGGTATTTTTGCTACTACAGACAGAATTACAACTCATGACAATCCTACGTATGAAAAGCATGGCGTCCTTCACTATGCTGTGGCCAATATGCCTGGAGCAGTACCAAGAACATCAACGATTGCCCTTACAAATGTAACTGTTCCTTATGCCGTGCAGATTGCGAATAAGGGGTATAAAAAAGCTTGCTTGGAGAATGAATCGCTTTTAAAAGGTCTCAATACATTAAATGGTTTTGTAACTTATGAAGCCGTTGCGGAATCTCACGGATTAACCTATTCAGATGCAAAAGCACTGCTGGGTGAATAA
- a CDS encoding site-specific integrase, translating into MFIFIVYAEFFRGPLKLIPPGSNLLFTESTQDKEAYFFLFLTLIRTGLRKGEGMALQWEDIDLDRAELTVNKTLLYHLSSDEDAFEPPKTDSSYRTIKIDPYLIQELRKLKHLQNKRKLLYGDRYSKLSFVFCKEVGKRLRDRTIQTAFERLKKISRVPNIKIHDLGHTHAVMLLEAEVSLKEIQERLGHKDIMTTGNIYSHVTKSMEAKSINKFSEYMADSNTF; encoded by the coding sequence TTGTTCATTTTTATCGTTTATGCTGAATTTTTTAGAGGACCTCTGAAATTGATTCCTCCCGGATCTAATCTTCTTTTCACGGAAAGCACACAAGATAAAGAAGCATATTTCTTTTTGTTTCTAACACTTATTCGAACGGGATTGAGAAAAGGAGAGGGTATGGCTCTTCAGTGGGAAGATATTGACCTGGACAGAGCAGAGTTAACTGTCAATAAAACATTGTTATATCACCTTAGTAGTGATGAAGATGCTTTCGAACCACCTAAGACAGATTCGTCATATAGAACAATAAAAATAGATCCATACCTAATACAGGAGCTTCGAAAATTAAAGCACCTCCAAAATAAGAGGAAACTCTTATACGGAGACAGATATTCTAAATTGAGTTTTGTATTTTGCAAAGAAGTTGGCAAGCGTTTAAGGGATAGAACAATTCAAACTGCATTTGAAAGGCTAAAGAAAATAAGCAGGGTACCTAATATTAAAATTCACGATCTAGGGCATACTCATGCTGTTATGCTGCTGGAAGCAGAAGTTTCTTTAAAAGAGATTCAAGAAAGATTAGGACACAAGGATATAATGACTACCGGAAATATTTATTCACATGTTACAAAATCAATGGAAGCTAAATCAATTAATAAATTCTCGGAGTATATGGCCGACTCAAACACATTTTAG
- a CDS encoding SDR family oxidoreductase has product MRHAIITAGSKGLGRKVTELFLNKGYSVTINYRSDESAAAQLKKQYAHLEDRMLFIKGDVTKKEDLLYLVDEAFKKFGRIDCLINNAGPYIFERKKLADYLDEEWHEMIDGNLTAVFHLLKKVIPIMRKQQYGRIITYGFQGADSSSGWLHRSAFSAAKTGLASLTKTIAIEEAEYGITANMICPGNITGEMKEATISQAREKRDPETPIGRSGTGEDIGRLIAFLCSENSDMITGAVIEATGAVNVLNRRP; this is encoded by the coding sequence TTGAGACATGCCATCATAACAGCTGGTTCAAAAGGTTTAGGAAGAAAAGTGACAGAGCTGTTCCTGAATAAAGGCTACTCTGTCACAATTAATTACCGCAGTGATGAATCTGCCGCTGCGCAGCTAAAGAAACAATATGCACATCTTGAAGACCGTATGCTCTTTATTAAAGGGGACGTAACAAAAAAAGAAGACCTGCTTTATTTAGTCGATGAGGCATTCAAAAAGTTTGGCCGCATCGACTGTTTAATTAATAATGCCGGTCCTTACATATTTGAAAGAAAAAAACTGGCTGATTATCTGGATGAGGAATGGCATGAAATGATAGACGGCAATTTGACCGCTGTCTTTCATCTTTTGAAAAAAGTAATTCCCATCATGCGAAAACAGCAATACGGGCGGATTATCACCTACGGTTTTCAAGGAGCTGATTCATCATCCGGCTGGCTCCATCGTTCAGCCTTCAGCGCAGCAAAAACCGGGCTTGCTTCTCTCACAAAAACCATTGCCATTGAGGAAGCAGAATACGGCATTACAGCAAATATGATCTGCCCTGGCAATATCACAGGAGAGATGAAGGAAGCGACTATTTCTCAGGCAAGAGAAAAACGAGATCCGGAGACTCCGATTGGCAGATCCGGTACAGGAGAAGATATTGGAAGGCTGATTGCGTTTTTATGCAGTGAAAATTCAGATATGATTACAGGAGCTGTCATTGAGGCTACCGGAGCTGTCAATGTATTGAACCGAAGACCATAA